One Coffea eugenioides isolate CCC68of chromosome 2, Ceug_1.0, whole genome shotgun sequence genomic window, CtagattggggaccaaaatgtgtgtgtgtgagtgtgagagagagagagagagagagagagagaggggatgAGGAGGCAGAAGAAGGAGAAAGCATTTTAGATGTCTAAATATAATGATCTGCTAAACAAGTTGAAATAATCCAGCAAAATTGCGTGACTGTATATTCAGAATGAGAAAATTGCAACTAATTGTTATCGTCCTGTTTGGACAACTCTACTGTTCTTTTGCTACAAATGTGgtaagaaacaaaaataaggtGAAGAAAGATGTTTTATTCAGTTAAAAAGTCCAACATTGTGAGACACAGAATTGAGAAGTTAATCATGACCCTATGGCATTATATGGCAAAATTAATCTGGTGCTTACAAGTTCCAATTCAAATTTCTTACTTCCCCAAAATGTTGGACTGAATTTCATTGGTTCCTGTTTCTAGTTCTATTGGATTTTCTGTTCAAATTAGAACTTTATATTTATTGTGCAGGTTTACATTGTGAGAGCAACTAGTTTGGGTGAAGTGGATGGAGCTCTTGGCCTCTTAAACTTAGAAAATCATCCCAGTGGAAGACACTCTGGTTAGTTATACCTTTTATTTTGCTTGCTTTCAGTCCTTGTGTTTTATATTTTGCATGCATCTGTCGTTACTCTCTGTACTTTATCCCTTGATAAAGGTGGAGGAGGAGAAGGGACCAAAGGGACTGATATGAAAGGAGACGGTGCTATCATCTTGAATGATGCGGAGGGTTCTGGAAAATCAATATCATTTGTTAATTTTCAAAGCTTCAACATAATTGCCAACAACCTCATTTTGGACTCTGAGCTCCCCAAATACGTTCGGTTGAAGTATTATGACCTCTGTTGTGCTCAAAAATCATATCTGCATGTTGGTCTCCTTAAGAGCATTAGCTGCGCACTGGCCTCTGGAATTATATCAGAGACGGTTAAAATTGCAGATGCAATCAAATCTTGCAAGATTTTGACTCCTCAGGAAGATTTTGCTCTCTGGGACAAGACATTAGAAGGCTTTGAGCTACTAGGCATGGAAGTTGGATTTTTACGTGCTCGGCTTAACAAACTTGTAAAGCTTGCAATGCGGTCAAGAAAGATTCAGGAATCAAAGAGGTACAAACAAGCCAGGATTGAGCATTATTTTGTAACAGAAGAGGTCGAGACTCTTGAAAAGAAGCTTAAAGAGAAGCATCAGGTAAGAATGAGGCTTAATATTTAGATGAAGGCTCTAAACATGCACATGCACAGGCATGAGTTGAGGTTCCAAGAAGAAGCTCATGTTCCTTGGTGAGCAACAACTTGGTTAATTAACATATTAGAAGATTTTTAGTGGATATTTCTGCGTCCACAAATTTATAACTTTGAGGAGAAATCATACACATGCACATGTGAAAGACACGTTTCTTTATACCGTCTCTTTGGTAAATCAGCACACATAGTATGCTTTATACATTGCATTCCTTTTTTGGGGTTTTACAGTTTTAATCGCATTGCAACTTAAATAAATGAGTATTTATTCTCTAGTTTGCATTCTGGTAATCTTTAGGAATAAGGTAAAAGTTTTACACTTTAGAGAATGTACTTGTATTTCCCTCAGGGTCATTTCTTCGTGCGACTTAGTTGGTAATGCGCTTATGCCTTAGAATAGTAGCAGACTCAATGCTTCTGATCAATTTCTGGTCTCCTTAAATTTTCTGCTGATTAATAATCTTGTAGCATTTGTATCGGAAGCCAGTATGCTACCTTAAATTGCACTTCTGATATTCGCAGTGTAGTATAACACAAGGACTGTGCATGTCAATCATGATTTAGGAGTTAGTAGCTAAAGGGCATGATTGGCACACCTCCTACCTAACAAAATTGAAGACAAGTAACTAATATTCCCAAAGGGTATTGAAGTTAGAATTTGGTATCTACTGAGTCACTCAAACCAATTAAGGTGAGGAGAAAAGATAAGgtgagggggggggggggggggggggtgctAATTGTCCAAGATAAACAATTGCCAGTAAAGCTAGTCTTTTTCTCCTGGCTGAAATCTATATCATCTACGAAGTAACTACCTGTTC contains:
- the LOC113761677 gene encoding B3 domain-containing protein Os01g0234100-like translates to MQRSHVTQGFWLGLPVDFCRKHMPKHDKLVILEDENGKEYEARFLAAKVGLSGGWKPFSIAQKLVEGDVVVYHLVGDCRFKVYIVRATSLGEVDGALGLLNLENHPSGRHSGGGGEGTKGTDMKGDGAIILNDAEGSGKSISFVNFQSFNIIANNLILDSELPKYVRLKYYDLCCAQKSYLHVGLLKSISCALASGIISETVKIADAIKSCKILTPQEDFALWDKTLEGFELLGMEVGFLRARLNKLVKLAMRSRKIQESKRYKQARIEHYFVTEEVETLEKKLKEKHQLRLLQQVFPAAVRRSSRVTDKPPPSYKEASFLIIDSTTNLTPAI